From a single Nostoc flagelliforme CCNUN1 genomic region:
- a CDS encoding four helix bundle protein — MSQQKDITDRTFNFAVRIVNLCKVLDERPGVGRVLYKQLIRSGTSIGANVEESQSAQSKADFVHKLEIALKEARETRYWLRIMISTQIIEPSKLSSLLTESEELIKIIASIIVKTKQNNPK, encoded by the coding sequence ATGAGTCAACAAAAAGATATTACAGATAGAACATTCAACTTTGCCGTTAGAATAGTCAACTTATGCAAAGTATTAGATGAAAGACCAGGAGTAGGGCGAGTTTTATATAAACAGCTAATTAGGTCTGGAACTTCTATAGGTGCAAATGTTGAAGAATCTCAATCTGCTCAAAGCAAAGCTGACTTTGTGCATAAACTAGAAATTGCTCTTAAAGAAGCCAGAGAAACAAGATATTGGCTGAGAATCATGATAAGTACCCAAATCATAGAACCATCAAAATTGTCGTCTTTGCTAACTGAAAGCGAAGAACTCATCAAAATAATCGCATCAATAATAGTCAAAACCAAGCAAAACAATCCTAAATAA
- a CDS encoding plasmid replication protein, CyRepA1 family: MGEAKRRRLLDPNYGQSRQPYIRQKITKTILNKQTAKEIASVFDLIIDDYELIKHHLILPVPSDQGDAADVINIIDPLEKAGELGAVLPKNSLPLTPIPLISPSVAPPSNQNPNSQLAPNHTSATLSNHWHEWVINSGVDPIVTELNVRSLSGSEIYEYLLYALPHTARRNDGRLRDSYLQRYAHINSAWWASGLDPHNDWLAMDWGRMKPDNPRAYWDKETQEQTQKPVKYESPPKTPNRVTYLRVPLHIWKLVSLRYDVPMPELITVTPEGEAVGFWAWVMAHPEIPVCLTEGEKKAGSLLTLGFVAIALPGIWNGRVGNENLERLHPDLVPIAQKGRKFTILFDYETKPKTKQQIFQATRRTAATIIQQGCQCEVALLPGPEKGIDDWVVALGKKADKAVTTMIADALTIKEYQQRFFVNRARGLRKYKPNCVVNTRYLSTVIRSLPQSGLVGLASDMGTGKTEILAMMRFDNPDLSFLNNGHRVTLLKNLSDRLQTAIYSAISCGDWAKAKALSITVDSLYKMANDLQAYDILFIDEACQYLAHLLKSKTCKEHRGAILEVLEYLVYNAKLVVLADAHLDDLTIEFFMRMRPDGEKPYIIKNEYRSGGRQVYWYEGKNSSAIVAEFHAQLMSGQKLMMVSDSKRFIKKLERALNDGTSIDDSDETSEPPEDRKLRVWAIHSENSGSEENVIFIREINIAIKDIDAFLITPSLSSGVDISSYHFDAVFGVFHAVSQSATECAQQLWRYRPDVPMYVWVAPRPPFGYAETNARRIKEKILQKNEMTAFLIRINRETGKRGAEKDWALDASCQIEGQRNWSINNLRADLRSLLEEMGNTIIPLGDGGDEATSRWMKAAGIAIDEEHYRKVANAKDIDSRTYNSRQHQDYLKPEEVLECEKFRIQDTYGMSVTPELVEQDDGGRLIKKIVALEAILATPLDMVTDDQGREFIPPPAIVAERDKSERERLAICTDWSNHSTAWLMRHRLGLRAVLMDLMAGVEIKGDEAMIQALADFSKRNASHVKGILNLTIPLSESPVWILGQFLWQLGLSTESRRPLLDGQRVRYYRLNTDDVEFAQQVLEYRQKQREDRERKRQDEQERNAAHKARMQAQYGISAPSTPPINEDGSNNWGGLDTDAELSDSWWDKVKYYARLAIERVEYGVESVKELLSTLTIDQRCGVMLEFEDFDPNKFAQLVDAAPDWVEWMA, from the coding sequence ATGGGAGAAGCTAAACGTCGGCGCTTATTAGATCCTAACTATGGCCAATCAAGACAACCCTATATTCGTCAAAAAATTACAAAGACAATTCTCAACAAACAAACTGCAAAAGAAATTGCATCTGTTTTTGATTTGATCATTGACGATTACGAATTGATAAAACATCATCTAATTTTGCCTGTGCCATCAGACCAAGGTGATGCTGCTGATGTAATCAACATAATTGATCCACTTGAAAAAGCAGGGGAACTTGGGGCAGTTCTTCCCAAAAACTCTCTACCCCTTACCCCAATTCCTCTTATTTCCCCCAGCGTTGCGCCTCCTAGCAATCAAAATCCCAATAGTCAGCTAGCTCCTAACCATACTTCGGCTACGCTCAGTAACCATTGGCATGAATGGGTTATCAATTCCGGCGTTGACCCCATAGTTACCGAGCTAAATGTCCGCTCTCTAAGTGGTTCGGAAATCTACGAATATCTTTTATACGCTCTCCCCCACACTGCAAGACGTAACGATGGGCGATTACGTGATAGCTACTTACAGCGATACGCCCACATTAATAGTGCATGGTGGGCAAGTGGACTTGACCCTCATAACGATTGGCTTGCGATGGATTGGGGACGAATGAAACCCGACAATCCCCGCGCTTATTGGGACAAAGAAACCCAAGAACAAACCCAAAAGCCTGTCAAATACGAGTCACCCCCCAAAACCCCCAACCGAGTTACCTACCTGAGAGTTCCCCTCCATATCTGGAAGTTGGTGTCCCTCCGCTATGACGTGCCGATGCCAGAACTAATCACCGTCACCCCAGAAGGTGAAGCAGTGGGTTTCTGGGCTTGGGTCATGGCACATCCAGAAATCCCTGTATGCCTTACGGAGGGCGAGAAGAAAGCCGGTAGTCTCTTAACTTTAGGCTTTGTAGCGATCGCTCTGCCTGGAATCTGGAACGGTCGAGTCGGCAATGAAAATTTAGAACGACTCCACCCTGATTTAGTTCCAATAGCTCAAAAGGGGCGTAAATTCACCATTCTCTTCGACTATGAAACTAAACCCAAAACCAAACAGCAGATTTTTCAAGCTACACGTCGCACTGCTGCAACAATCATACAACAGGGTTGCCAATGTGAAGTAGCTCTACTCCCAGGCCCCGAAAAAGGAATTGACGATTGGGTGGTGGCTTTGGGGAAAAAGGCAGACAAAGCCGTGACCACCATGATTGCTGACGCTCTGACTATAAAGGAGTACCAGCAAAGATTCTTCGTTAATCGTGCTAGGGGACTACGTAAATACAAACCCAATTGCGTTGTCAATACCCGCTATCTTTCCACGGTCATCCGCTCCTTGCCTCAATCGGGGTTAGTGGGTTTGGCTTCTGATATGGGGACTGGCAAGACTGAAATCTTGGCGATGATGAGATTTGATAACCCAGACTTGAGCTTTTTGAACAATGGGCATCGGGTTACTTTGCTGAAAAATCTTAGCGATCGCCTACAAACAGCAATCTACTCCGCGATTTCTTGCGGTGACTGGGCTAAAGCAAAGGCTCTCAGCATCACGGTAGACTCACTGTATAAAATGGCGAACGATTTACAGGCTTATGACATCTTATTTATTGATGAAGCTTGCCAGTATCTCGCCCACTTGCTCAAGTCCAAAACTTGCAAAGAACATCGGGGGGCTATCCTGGAAGTGCTAGAGTATCTGGTCTACAATGCCAAACTCGTTGTCTTAGCAGATGCCCACTTAGATGATTTGACCATTGAGTTTTTTATGCGAATGCGACCTGACGGCGAAAAACCCTACATCATCAAAAACGAGTATCGCTCAGGGGGTCGTCAAGTCTATTGGTACGAGGGGAAAAACAGCAGCGCAATCGTTGCCGAGTTCCATGCTCAACTGATGTCAGGTCAAAAACTGATGATGGTCAGCGACAGCAAGCGGTTCATCAAGAAGTTGGAACGCGCTTTGAATGACGGGACGTCGATAGATGATAGCGACGAAACATCCGAACCCCCCGAAGACCGCAAGTTACGAGTGTGGGCTATTCACTCGGAGAATAGCGGCTCTGAGGAGAATGTCATCTTTATTAGAGAGATTAACATAGCTATTAAGGATATCGATGCTTTTTTAATTACTCCCAGTCTCAGTTCAGGGGTTGACATTTCCAGCTATCATTTTGATGCTGTGTTTGGTGTGTTTCATGCTGTCTCGCAGTCGGCTACAGAATGCGCCCAGCAGTTATGGCGGTATCGTCCAGATGTCCCCATGTATGTTTGGGTTGCTCCGCGTCCTCCCTTTGGTTATGCAGAAACCAATGCCCGTCGCATCAAAGAAAAGATTCTTCAGAAAAACGAGATGACCGCTTTTCTGATTCGCATTAACCGAGAAACGGGCAAACGTGGGGCTGAGAAGGATTGGGCATTGGATGCCAGTTGTCAGATTGAAGGGCAACGGAATTGGTCGATTAATAATTTACGGGCTGATTTGCGATCGCTCCTAGAAGAAATGGGCAATACGATTATTCCTTTGGGCGACGGTGGTGATGAAGCGACTTCGCGGTGGATGAAGGCTGCGGGTATTGCCATCGATGAAGAACATTACCGTAAAGTTGCCAATGCTAAAGATATTGACTCTAGGACTTACAACAGCAGGCAGCATCAGGATTATCTCAAGCCGGAGGAGGTTTTGGAGTGTGAGAAGTTCCGTATTCAGGACACTTACGGCATGAGCGTAACCCCGGAACTGGTTGAGCAAGATGATGGGGGACGCTTAATTAAAAAGATTGTCGCACTTGAAGCGATATTGGCAACGCCTCTTGATATGGTCACTGATGACCAGGGGCGAGAATTTATTCCACCGCCGGCTATTGTTGCCGAACGTGATAAATCGGAACGGGAGCGATTAGCCATTTGCACAGACTGGAGCAATCATTCTACCGCGTGGTTAATGCGTCATCGGCTGGGACTCAGGGCAGTCTTGATGGATCTGATGGCTGGGGTTGAGATTAAAGGCGACGAGGCGATGATTCAGGCTTTGGCTGACTTCTCTAAACGCAATGCATCTCACGTTAAGGGAATTCTTAATCTGACCATCCCGCTATCGGAGTCTCCAGTTTGGATTTTGGGGCAGTTCCTCTGGCAACTGGGTTTGTCTACTGAGTCACGGCGACCACTCTTAGACGGTCAAAGGGTTCGGTATTATCGGCTAAATACTGATGATGTTGAATTTGCCCAGCAGGTATTGGAGTATCGCCAAAAGCAGAGAGAGGACAGAGAAAGAAAGCGCCAAGATGAACAAGAACGAAATGCGGCACATAAAGCTAGAATGCAAGCTCAGTATGGAATTAGCGCTCCGTCCACACCCCCCATTAATGAAGATGGAAGTAATAATTGGGGGGGTCTGGACACAGATGCAGAACTCAGTGATTCTTGGTGGGATAAAGTTAAATATTACGCTCGGCTGGCGATTGAGCGGGTAGAATACGGTGTAGAGTCAGTTAAAGAATTACTCAGTACCCTAACGATTGATCAGCGTTGCGGCGTGATGCTGGAGTTTGAGGATTTTGACCCGAACAAGTTTGCTCAACTGGTGGATGCAGCGCCTGATTGGGTGGAATGGATGGCGTGA
- a CDS encoding helix-turn-helix domain-containing protein, with protein sequence MKRLSLWQETGISLTTAYNLYNNSAQYLGKDVMEAICSRYNIQPDILLKWIPAQELKDGD encoded by the coding sequence ATGAAGCGTTTATCACTCTGGCAAGAAACAGGTATTAGCCTGACTACTGCATATAACCTGTACAACAATTCCGCTCAGTATCTTGGCAAAGATGTTATGGAAGCGATTTGTAGTCGATACAACATACAACCAGATATTTTACTGAAATGGATACCAGCCCAGGAGTTAAAAGATGGCGATTAA
- a CDS encoding KilA-N domain-containing protein translates to MLIHKWRDSDINQMPEVGQLGKYSIPKGYVNATQMCNANNKSWGHYKERKSTKAYWMALSNDIGIPISSLVIEVDGYGSSQGTWIHPEIAIDLAQWVSVEFRIWANRTLMKVMMAQESVQQQSMTQVQLLAAVAQQLAEQEQRTLEQEKRQHEILARLKAVEVEQDRVNTPCGHKYSVVGFANLQGLEISVKEAGTKGRKASALCRKQGIEIERIHDPRFGKVGLYPESVLIEVFSTGQN, encoded by the coding sequence ATGTTGATACACAAATGGCGTGACTCAGATATTAACCAAATGCCAGAAGTTGGGCAGCTAGGTAAATACAGCATACCCAAAGGCTACGTGAATGCAACTCAGATGTGCAATGCAAATAACAAGTCTTGGGGGCATTACAAAGAACGAAAGTCCACAAAAGCTTACTGGATGGCACTTTCAAACGACATCGGAATTCCGATATCGTCTCTTGTCATCGAAGTTGATGGCTATGGCAGTTCTCAAGGTACTTGGATTCATCCAGAAATTGCAATTGATTTAGCGCAGTGGGTTTCTGTCGAGTTCCGCATCTGGGCCAACAGAACCTTAATGAAAGTGATGATGGCTCAAGAGTCTGTACAACAGCAATCAATGACTCAAGTACAGTTACTTGCTGCCGTAGCACAACAACTAGCAGAACAAGAGCAGCGCACTTTAGAGCAAGAAAAACGCCAACACGAAATCTTGGCGAGACTCAAAGCAGTTGAAGTTGAACAGGACAGGGTAAACACCCCATGTGGCCATAAATATAGTGTTGTTGGATTCGCCAATCTTCAAGGTTTAGAAATATCTGTAAAGGAAGCCGGTACTAAAGGTCGAAAGGCAAGCGCATTGTGTCGAAAACAAGGGATAGAAATAGAACGCATTCACGATCCACGTTTTGGAAAAGTGGGTTTGTATCCAGAAAGTGTGTTGATTGAGGTTTTCTCTACTGGTCAAAACTAA
- a CDS encoding GIY-YIG nuclease family protein: MAINPATINPLALPSVSLHQRSQLPSQPCIYFAIDLDGQIQYIGRSINPKARWALHHKYSELHEIGGIRLSYLHIDDVSLLSQIEAALIAWFNPPLNQTTNLNPFASGMLGLRLRVGKRAEEIAVELGVAVSTVRNWDQLKTAPRMTPVGLQKLMQVYNCTFDELVQAKLESENV; this comes from the coding sequence ATGGCGATTAATCCTGCCACTATAAATCCTCTTGCTTTACCTTCAGTATCTCTTCACCAGCGATCACAGTTACCTAGCCAGCCTTGTATTTACTTCGCTATCGACCTTGATGGGCAAATTCAATACATTGGGCGGTCAATTAATCCAAAGGCGAGATGGGCTTTACACCACAAGTATTCTGAACTGCATGAGATAGGTGGTATTCGGCTCTCCTACTTACATATAGATGATGTATCTTTACTCTCTCAAATAGAAGCAGCTTTAATTGCCTGGTTTAATCCACCGCTCAATCAAACCACGAATTTGAACCCATTTGCAAGTGGGATGTTGGGTTTAAGGCTAAGGGTAGGAAAAAGAGCAGAAGAAATAGCTGTGGAGCTTGGCGTAGCCGTCTCTACGGTTCGGAACTGGGATCAATTGAAAACAGCTCCCCGGATGACCCCTGTGGGACTTCAAAAACTTATGCAAGTCTACAACTGTACTTTTGATGAGCTAGTACAGGCAAAACTGGAGTCTGAAAATGTTTGA
- a CDS encoding DNA cytosine methyltransferase translates to MTEQITPFKTQKVLDLCSGIGGFTLGHMISGGFETVAFCEINQYCQQVLNLRFPQIPIIPDIHDITTESLYRVGVTEVDGIIAGLPCPDFSLAGKRLASQDSRNLFGEFFRIICEIRPDWAIVENVPGLLTAESGEFFRAVLWQFTSFGFDVQWGIVSAYAVGAVHKRERVWIIATNSQSDRRDTSWYQFSPSGANSASVGGSDACNYSTNRLQRQHSRQPKQIPSFEYTAIAQRTWRRGNDGFSARLDGCLLKRARLDYWLTSATVPSFNRLSRREVAALTPDCQREYRQLYAQYQSIRRQHKQQLMALGNAIVPQCAALIFERLKTILSQQEKNS, encoded by the coding sequence ATGACAGAACAAATCACTCCCTTTAAAACCCAAAAAGTCCTTGACCTTTGTTCTGGCATTGGTGGTTTTACCCTCGGTCACATGATTAGTGGCGGTTTTGAAACCGTGGCATTTTGCGAGATTAATCAGTACTGCCAGCAGGTGTTAAATCTGCGCTTTCCACAAATTCCAATTATTCCAGATATTCATGACATCACAACTGAGTCTCTTTACCGAGTGGGAGTTACAGAAGTTGATGGGATTATTGCCGGACTCCCCTGCCCGGACTTCAGCCTTGCCGGAAAACGCCTTGCATCCCAAGACTCGCGCAACCTGTTCGGGGAATTCTTTAGAATCATTTGCGAGATTCGACCAGACTGGGCGATTGTGGAAAACGTTCCCGGACTACTCACTGCTGAATCGGGTGAATTTTTCCGTGCCGTACTCTGGCAGTTTACCTCGTTCGGGTTCGATGTGCAGTGGGGAATTGTTTCGGCTTACGCGGTGGGAGCCGTCCACAAGCGGGAAAGAGTTTGGATTATTGCTACCAACTCCCAAAGCGACCGACGGGATACATCCTGGTATCAGTTCTCACCGTCCGGGGCAAACTCTGCATCTGTCGGCGGTAGTGATGCTTGTAACTACTCAACAAACAGATTGCAGCGACAACATTCAAGGCAACCCAAACAAATCCCCTCATTTGAATACACAGCGATCGCTCAACGTACATGGCGTAGAGGCAATGATGGGTTTTCCGCAAGGTTGGACGGATGTCTGCTTAAAAGAGCAAGACTTGATTATTGGCTCACCTCTGCCACAGTCCCCAGTTTCAATCGGCTCAGTCGTAGAGAAGTTGCAGCGCTTACGCCAGATTGCCAACGGGAATATCGCCAACTCTATGCACAATACCAAAGCATTAGAAGACAACACAAACAACAGTTGATGGCTCTGGGTAATGCCATTGTTCCTCAATGTGCTGCACTGATTTTTGAACGACTTAAAACAATTTTATCTCAACAAGAGAAAAACTCATGA
- a CDS encoding DUF938 domain-containing protein, whose protein sequence is MTLQDARQHAAATERNREPILEILLKMLPNRGTILEIASGTGEHAVYFADKFKDCVWLPTDINPQARASIMAWTEHYKCINVYPPLELDVTEPVWIVEKQTATGLLNNSPIVAIVKTIQNSKLSIQNYNQCLL, encoded by the coding sequence ATGACATTACAAGACGCACGACAACACGCAGCAGCCACCGAGCGCAACCGTGAACCAATTTTAGAAATACTGTTAAAGATGTTACCTAACAGAGGCACAATTTTAGAAATTGCTAGCGGTACAGGTGAACACGCAGTTTATTTTGCCGATAAGTTCAAAGATTGTGTATGGCTACCAACAGATATAAACCCACAAGCAAGAGCCAGCATCATGGCATGGACTGAACACTATAAATGTATAAATGTGTATCCGCCCTTGGAGCTTGATGTCACAGAACCAGTATGGATAGTAGAGAAACAAACAGCAACCGGGTTGTTGAATAACTCACCAATTGTCGCCATAGTCAAAACAATTCAAAATTCAAAATTATCAATTCAAAATTACAATCAGTGCTTGCTCTGA
- a CDS encoding calcium-binding protein encodes MGGKTYYVSGTGSDKNDGLKQGEAFRTLQKAGDLVKAGDTVYVMNGTYTNIYPNILSISDQHGTANAPITFTAYPGHTPVLEACINNWNAISITGSSYVVIEGLTLVGARDESTLEYALQQKNNLSNPATSGNGIHITFIDDDQKIRSHHITISNNNVSKFPGNGIGTEEVDYITVKNNIVSGNAWYSPYGNQGITMLYLWNSDKNVTDYKVIIEGNTCFDNKQLVPWVNAGKVTEGHGIMLDAASVGNVAYQGKALISNNVVYNNGGAGIQIFKGENPVDVVNNTTYQNSQELSVGEIFLNSAKNVRVVNNIMYAKSGESASSIGNSSNYSFDNNLAYNGVLKGTGTGNVLNKDPLFVNAANHDFRLLSGSPAIDAGSNVFNSITKNTPLDGDGNSSVLIDAGAYEAPTNKTPITNKISLLNGTDSSEYLKGNAPANKIYGFGGQDTIAGNLGNDQLSGGDGNDTLFGGIGDDQLLGGTGNDRLYGGNGKDVLTGGYGADTFVLALGEGTDSITDFELGKDKLALSGGLKSGQLLIQQQGSIALIMDK; translated from the coding sequence ATGGGTGGCAAAACATATTACGTCTCTGGAACAGGCAGTGATAAAAACGATGGCTTGAAGCAAGGAGAGGCATTTCGCACCCTCCAAAAAGCTGGGGACTTGGTGAAGGCAGGTGATACCGTCTACGTCATGAATGGTACTTACACAAACATTTATCCTAATATCCTGAGTATTTCAGATCAACACGGTACCGCTAATGCGCCGATCACATTTACTGCTTATCCTGGACACACACCTGTTTTAGAAGCTTGCATTAACAATTGGAATGCTATCTCAATTACAGGCTCTTCTTATGTAGTCATTGAAGGGCTGACGCTGGTGGGAGCGCGAGATGAAAGTACATTAGAATATGCGCTCCAGCAGAAAAATAATTTGAGTAACCCAGCAACATCTGGGAATGGTATTCACATTACATTCATCGATGACGACCAAAAGATACGTTCACATCACATCACAATTAGCAATAACAACGTTTCTAAGTTTCCAGGAAACGGGATTGGAACAGAAGAAGTAGACTACATTACAGTAAAAAACAATATCGTTTCTGGAAATGCTTGGTACTCACCTTATGGAAACCAAGGGATTACAATGCTTTACCTTTGGAATTCCGATAAAAACGTAACAGATTACAAAGTAATTATTGAAGGTAACACCTGTTTTGATAATAAACAATTAGTTCCTTGGGTTAATGCAGGAAAAGTAACAGAGGGTCATGGGATAATGCTTGACGCTGCTTCTGTTGGAAATGTTGCATACCAGGGCAAAGCCTTAATCAGTAATAACGTAGTTTACAACAATGGTGGCGCAGGTATTCAGATTTTCAAAGGAGAAAACCCTGTAGACGTTGTGAATAATACAACTTACCAAAATTCCCAAGAACTCTCAGTCGGAGAAATTTTCCTTAACAGTGCTAAAAATGTTCGGGTTGTTAACAATATTATGTATGCAAAGTCCGGAGAGTCTGCCAGTTCTATTGGTAATTCTAGTAATTATTCATTTGATAACAACCTTGCTTACAACGGAGTTCTTAAAGGTACAGGTACAGGAAATGTTTTAAACAAAGACCCGTTGTTTGTTAATGCAGCGAATCATGACTTTAGGCTACTATCTGGAAGTCCTGCCATCGATGCTGGTTCCAATGTCTTCAATAGCATTACTAAAAATACTCCCTTAGATGGCGATGGCAACAGCAGTGTATTGATTGATGCTGGTGCATACGAAGCCCCAACCAATAAGACTCCTATTACTAACAAAATTTCTCTTCTTAATGGCACTGATAGCTCTGAGTACCTAAAAGGCAATGCCCCAGCCAACAAGATTTATGGGTTTGGGGGTCAAGACACCATCGCAGGTAATCTAGGAAATGACCAACTTTCCGGAGGCGACGGAAACGATACGCTATTTGGTGGTATCGGCGATGACCAACTATTAGGGGGCACAGGCAATGACCGGCTTTATGGGGGCAATGGCAAAGATGTACTTACAGGGGGTTATGGTGCTGATACTTTTGTGTTGGCTTTAGGTGAGGGCACGGACTCCATTACTGACTTTGAACTGGGTAAGGATAAGCTTGCGTTGTCAGGTGGTCTCAAGTCCGGTCAATTGTTGATACAGCAACAAGGAAGTATTGCTTTGATTATGGATAAGTAA
- a CDS encoding helix-turn-helix domain-containing protein has translation MREIVMQGIPLDLVSRINWDQEYGEFLFQQREEKKLSREEVAQAITALGEPCSQQLIHKIEKWKGKGDRSVSLSLILKYCQILGIELREFYPVVAQTLSYPLLQKISSVAVDYFL, from the coding sequence GTGAGAGAAATCGTAATGCAAGGAATACCTTTAGATTTGGTATCCCGGATTAACTGGGATCAGGAATATGGTGAGTTTTTATTTCAGCAAAGAGAAGAGAAGAAACTTTCTAGGGAAGAAGTAGCACAAGCAATTACAGCACTTGGAGAACCATGCTCTCAGCAGTTAATTCATAAAATAGAGAAATGGAAGGGTAAAGGCGATCGCTCTGTTTCTTTATCTCTTATTTTGAAATACTGTCAAATTTTAGGAATTGAACTTAGGGAATTTTATCCTGTTGTAGCACAAACCCTTAGTTATCCCTTGTTACAGAAAATCTCGTCCGTAGCTGTTGACTATTTTCTATAA
- a CDS encoding alpha-ketoglutarate-dependent dioxygenase AlkB, whose translation MQQLNLFTESTPVLPITYYPDFLSKELANSLYQHCLKLEWQQNQIRIAGKTMPVPRLECLYGDKGCDYLYSKCVFLKPLWWTEALQVMRDSITALTGYKFRIVIGNQYQFNSKFKIQNAKYKIHALKSWQCRLEPTTYRESHSFKKQMSLYSKLINSKLSFFFTILNFEFCILNCLDFWLEHGSLQVKHPGCQSTHLHQLPKTNKVVSTRINLTFRPHTGAER comes from the coding sequence ATGCAACAACTCAATTTATTCACTGAATCAACCCCAGTTTTACCAATCACCTACTACCCTGATTTCTTAAGTAAGGAACTTGCCAACTCGCTCTATCAACACTGTTTGAAACTGGAGTGGCAGCAAAATCAAATCAGGATCGCGGGTAAAACAATGCCCGTCCCGCGCCTGGAATGCCTGTACGGTGACAAAGGCTGTGATTATCTTTACTCAAAGTGCGTATTTTTGAAACCACTATGGTGGACAGAGGCTCTGCAAGTAATGCGCGACTCCATTACTGCGTTGACTGGCTATAAATTCCGTATCGTCATCGGAAATCAGTACCAATTCAATTCAAAATTCAAAATTCAAAATGCAAAATATAAAATTCATGCATTAAAGAGTTGGCAGTGTCGCCTTGAACCCACTACTTATCGTGAATCACACTCATTTAAGAAGCAGATGAGTCTGTACTCCAAATTAATCAATTCAAAACTTTCTTTCTTCTTCACCATTTTGAATTTTGAATTTTGCATTTTGAATTGTTTGGACTTCTGGCTGGAACACGGCAGCTTGCAAGTGAAGCACCCTGGCTGTCAGTCTACGCATCTGCACCAGCTTCCCAAGACCAACAAAGTGGTTAGTACGCGTATTAATCTCACGTTTCGACCGCACACCGGAGCGGAGAGATGA
- a CDS encoding DUF1392 domain-containing protein, with the protein MIDNINALLTNWYLSPPWGKTIPPVEVNLLERVYLRTTRTFGYCCGMQWKHETWLYSINCRDEILHATQNQIIGTGELEATTVQKPAFVLGERVILCSHDKGTKQRLVLGIALVHNSWFYVVELVSPTLIKTPTISNRFSLVGEKSLVRVKA; encoded by the coding sequence ATGATTGACAACATTAACGCACTCTTAACAAATTGGTATCTCTCTCCTCCTTGGGGCAAAACAATTCCACCTGTTGAGGTGAATTTACTGGAGAGAGTGTACCTGAGAACCACAAGAACATTCGGTTACTGCTGCGGTATGCAATGGAAACATGAAACTTGGCTTTACTCAATTAATTGCCGTGATGAAATACTCCACGCCACACAAAATCAAATCATTGGAACTGGAGAATTAGAAGCCACCACTGTGCAAAAGCCTGCTTTCGTTCTGGGCGAAAGAGTGATCCTCTGTTCTCACGACAAGGGAACAAAACAACGGCTAGTTTTGGGGATTGCGCTGGTGCATAATTCTTGGTTTTACGTTGTTGAATTGGTATCGCCAACGTTAATTAAGACACCAACTATATCGAATCGTTTCTCATTAGTTGGGGAAAAAAGTTTAGTGCGAGTAAAGGCTTGA